From Nicotiana tabacum cultivar K326 chromosome 22, ASM71507v2, whole genome shotgun sequence, one genomic window encodes:
- the LOC107763752 gene encoding NAC domain-containing protein 92-like, with translation MEKISGFCGDEEEMELPPGFRFHPTDEELITHYLSPKVLDSSFCARAIGEVDLNKIEPWDLPWKAKMGEKEWYFFCVRDRKYPTGLRTNRATEAGYWKATGKDKEIFKLKTLVGMKKTLVFYQGRAPRGEKSNWVMHEYRLEGKYSVHNLPQTAKNEWVICRIFKKSAGGKKIHISGLIKNNNINDNSMSSNLPPLIDISSYDSQITTTTTWKGETSNYSHVTCFSNSIEDQKSQTSLADDLSTNNNPYVENFQYGDFGLMQDHSILRLLFENKESEAKQNYDTRAYEDLDCLWNY, from the exons ATGGAAAAAATTTCTGGATTTTGTggagatgaagaagaaatggaaTTGCCTCCTGGTTTTCGTTTTCACCCTACTGATGAAGAGCTTATCACTCACTACTTATCCCCAAAAGTTCTTGATAGCAGCTTTTGTGCCAGAGCTATTGGTGAGGTGGACTTGAACAAGATTGAACCCTGGGATTTGCCAT GGAAGGCAAAAATGGGTGAAAAGGAGTGGTACTTTTTCTGTGTAAGGGATAGGAAATATCCAACTGGCTTAAGGACAAACAGAGCAACTGAGGCAGGGTATTGGAAGGCAACTGGTAAAGATAAGGAGATATTCAAGTTGAAAACACTTGTTGGTATGAAGAAAACTCTGGTTTTCTACCAGGGGAGGGCACCTAGAGGAGAAAAATCCAATTGGGTCATGCATGAATATAGATTAGAGGGCAAATATTCAGTCCACAACCTTCCTCAAACTGCCAAG AATGAATGGGTGATTTGCAGAATCTTCAAAAAGAGTGCAGGAGGGAAGAAGATACATATTTCAGGGCTAATAAAAAACAACAATATAAATGACAATTCAATGTCTTCAAATTTGCCTCCATTAATAgacatatcatcatatgacaGTCAAATTACAACAACAACCACATGGAAAGGGGAAACATCTAATTATTCTCATGTGACCTGCTTCTCCAATTCAATAGAGGACCAAAAATCTCAAACTAGCTTGGCTGATGATTTGAGCACAAATAATAATCCTTATGTGGAGAATTTCCAATATGGGGATTTTGGTTTAATGCAAGATCACTCCATACTGAGGCTTTTGTTTGAGAACAAAGAGTCAGAAGCAAAGCAGAATTATGATACGAGGGCTTATGAGGATCTTGATTGTCTTTGgaattattga